Proteins encoded together in one Thamnophis elegans isolate rThaEle1 chromosome 10, rThaEle1.pri, whole genome shotgun sequence window:
- the LOC116514338 gene encoding membrane primary amine oxidase-like, whose translation MKLKVVYSLIAIGVVIIIILVLSFLNRGEKPTECKNSSQKNGKEEGGQDTGSQVFQDLTPEEIMQVKRYLQSNLGVPLVETPQAKPSDNCIHFITLQLPPKAQVLQFLDDQGSQPPREALAVVHFGNQLDPNVTEFVVGPLPDPTYHEDITVEKYGRKLPYYQRMVLTNEFREINNFLKRNEHPKAPNFMQKVLNYNGSNLRYGRQLPPGLKSGDRKIWVSHFQNVTGPYLHPLGFEVQVDHCSLDVSEWKVIKVFYNGQYFEDMEDLERQFNMGKVRVDKVKEAPLDGGYSSLKQRVPPKDPGPLQYEPCGPRYRIHKNHVTFLSWSFAFGIDASRGPRIFDIRFNGERIIYELSLQEASAIYGSNSPTSMLTRYMDISFGLGSNIFPLTQGVDCPYLSSYLDWHFFYDSPLPVSRKKSICIFEQNAELPIRRHYESIQSPFYGGLADSNLVFRTISTVGNYDYIWDFIFHQNGAVGVRVHASGYIQTSFYFGDAEDFGNRVQEWVLGTIHTHNIHFKVDLDIGGVENTLVANDMAFETLQAPWSPENKIHRMKMVREVLDTENKAAFRLHDDMPRYIYLASNCTNKWGHDRGYRIQTVSFSGDHLPESDPMEPGLSWGRYKLAVTKRKENEPFSTTVYNQVDPWNPPVAFADFINNEDIVNEDLVAWINAGFLHIPHAEDVPNTPTLGNVVGFFLRPYNYFDDDPSMYSPDSVYFNRLQDPTSCAVNQLACLAKITSCLPIFPSFTYEGFQNMTIF comes from the exons ATGAAGTTGAAAGTGGTTTATTCACTCATAGCAATAGGCGTGGTCATCATTATTATCTTAGTCTTGAGTTTCCTAAATAGAGGAGAAAAACCCACAGAATGTAAGAATTCTTCCCAGAAAAATGGTAAAGAGGAAGGTGGTCAGGATACTGGCAGCCAAGTATTTCAAGATTTAACCCCAGAAGAGATAATGCAAGTAAAGAGGTATTTACAGTCCAACCTGGGAGTGCCACTGGTAGAGACACCTCAAGCCAAACCATCAGACAACTGCATTCATTTCATAACTTTGCAGCTCCCTCCCAAAGCACAAGTATTACAATTCCTAGATGATCAAGGATCTCAGCCACCACGAGAAGCTCTGGCTGTGGTCCATTTTGGAAATCAGCTGGACCCCAATGTGACAGAATTTGTGGTGGGTCCACTTCCAGACCCAACATATCATGAAGATATcacagtagaaaaatatggaaggAAATTGCCTTATTATCAAAGGATGGTTTTGACAAATGAGTTTCGTGAAATCAATAATTTCTTAAAGAGAAATGAACACCCGAAGGCTCCAAATTTCATGCAAAAAGTTCTAAATTACAATGGAAGCAATCTTCGGTATGGCAGACAATTGCCACCAGGGCTAAAATCAGGAGATCGCAAAATATGGGTGAGCCATTTCCAGAATGTAACTGGCCCCTATTTGCATCCACTTGGTTTTGAGGTCCAAGTGGATCATTGTAGCTTGGATGTTTCTGAGTGGAAGGTAATAAAAGTGTTCTATAATGGACAATACTTTGAAGATATGGAAGACCTAGAGAGGCAATTCAATATGGGAAAGGTTAGGGTAGACAAGGTTAAAGAAGCCCCTCTTGATGGGGGCTACTCTTCATTGAAGCAGAGGGTGCCACCAAAAGATCCAGGCCCTTTGCAGTATGAACCTTGTGGACCACGCTATAGGATTCACAAAAATCATGTCACTTTTCTGAGCTGGAGTTTTGCATTTGGAATTGATGCAAGCAGGGGTCCACGTATCTTTGACATCAGGTTTAATGGAGAAAGAATAATCTATGAGTTAAGTTTGCAAGAAGCAAGTGCTATCTATGGCTCCAACAGTCCTACTTCTATGTTGACCAGATACATGGACATCAGCTTTGGACTTGGTTCCAATATCTTTCCACTCACCCAGGGAGTAGATTGTCCTTATTTATCCAGTTACTTGgactggcactttttttatgatAGCCCATTACCTGTTAGCCGTAAAAAGTCAATCTGCATCTTTGAGCAGAATGCTGAGTTACCCATACGAAGACATTATGAAAGCATCCAGTCTCCCTTTTATGGAGGGTTGGCAGATTCAAATCTGGTGTTTCGGACTATATCTACAGTTGGCAACTATGACTATATCTGGGATTTTATTTTCCACCAAAATGGAGCTGTTGGTGTTCGAGTCCATGCCAGTGGGtacattcaaacttcattttacttTGGAGATGCCGAAGACTTTGGCAATAGAGTCCAAGAATGGGTGTTGGGAACAATTCATACCCATAATATTCATTTCAAGGTGGATTTGGATATTGGTG GTGTGGAAAATACCCTGGTTGCCAATGACATGGCTTTCGAGACTTTGCAAGCTCCTTGGAGCCCAGAAAATAAGATCCATCGAATGAAAATGGTTAGGGAAGTTTTGGACACTGAGAACAAAGCGGCATTCCGTCTCCATGATGACATGCCCAGATACATTTATCTGGCATCCAACTGCACCAATAAGTGGGGTCACGACCGTGGCTATCGGATCCAGACAGTTAGTTTTTCTGGTGACCATTTGCCAGAGTCAGATCCAATGGAGCCAGGCCTAAGCTGGGGTCG TTATAAGCTAGCTGTTACcaagaggaaagaaaatgaacCTTTCAGCACCACTGTCTACAATCAGGTTGACCCATGGAATCCTCCCGTGGCTTTTGCTGACTTCATAAACAATGAGGATATTGTCAATGAG gATCTGGTTGCCTGGATCAATGCTGGTTTTCTCCATATTCCACATGCTGAGGATGTACCCAATACTCCAACCCTTGGGAATGTGGTTGGCTTCTTCTTGAGACCCTACAATTATTTTGATGATGACCCTTCCATGTATTCTCCAGATAGTGTTTATTTCAACCGCCTGCAGGACCCGACTTCCTGTGCGGTGAACCAACTTGCATGTCTGGCAAAAATAACTTCATGTTTgcccatttttccttctttcacttATGAGGGTTTTCAAAACATGACAATTTTCTAA